The window ACTTTGCGCTCATGATTAAGCGTGCGCTGCATCACATCCAGCGGGCTCTCAAAGTCTGTCGGTGGCTGCGCGATAGCCTGCAGCGTGGCGCGTCCGCCCCTGTCGTGCACATAGTCGAAGAACCGCATCGCATGCGAATTCTCCTCCTCGTTCTGCAGACGCATCCAGTGCGCGAAGCCCGGCAGGTTCTCGTCCTCAAAGTACGCCGCCATAGACAGGTACAGATACGCCGACTCCAATTCCGCGTTAATCTGGTCGTTGAAAGAATCTTCTAGAGTTGTACTCAGCTTCAATTTAGTCCTCCTATATGGGCATTCTTGCCATGCTATTTTGGCGCTTACAAGCACCATTTCTGTCAGCCGTGCATCAATAATTACATCATTTGTGAGGCTAGTCCAGATTGAATATCAAAATAATTTCGCCTACAGCATCGGGCAACTGCATGCATGACATGTAGCATTGGCTTGGACATACACACGCTATTGGCTTGTGCATATTCATACCATTGGTTTGAACATAATCTACTGTTCGGTTATATGGTTCGCTTTGCTCCTAATGGACATACTACTTACTTAATATAGATTAATCACTCGAAGTACTACAGATTACGAACATAAGACGGCTGCACACAAACTGGGTATGATGGAATAGGGAGGTCAAGCGGTAGTACAATAAATACACGCAGATTTTGTGCTGCGTGCGCAATACCTATATGATATGAAGCGGCAGGCATCAAATGGCGCGGTTGACGCGACGAAGTCAGCACACGATAAGGACTTCTTAGGAAGGAGAGAAGCTACATGACTACAGACATGATTGACAGCAGCGATGTGGCGGTACCGGACACACCAACTTCGGTGTACGACGCCATCTACAGCAGGCGGACGACCCACGATATGACCGACAAGGAAGTGCCGCGCGAGGTGCTGGAGCGCCTGCTGGACACGGCTATCTGGGCTCCGAACCATCGGCTGACAAATCCATGGCGCTTCTTCGTGCTGGGAAAAGGCAGCGCCGCGCGCGAAAGAGTCGCCGAGCTGGCGTGGCAGGTTGCGTACAATAAGGTCACCAACCCGAATCCGGAGCAGAAGCAGCGGTCGGCGGACGACAGCAAGCGCCGCGTGCTGGACGCGCCCGCGCTGATTTACGCGTACAGCGTGCCCGGCGGGGACGACGAGACTACGCAGGAAAACTATGCCTCCGTGTGCTGCGCCGTGCAAAACATGGCGCTCGCCGCGGTCGCCGAAGGTCTGGTGGTTGATTGGAGCACAGGGTCGGTCACGAAGCACCCGCAACTCGCCGAAGCATTCGGCGCAGGCGACGACTGGGAGATGGTTGGCGCGCTGTTCATCGGCGAGCCGGCGAACGAGCCGGCATCAAGACGCAGCGCAACGCAAAGTATCACATCGTGGCTGGACTAGCGGCAGACGCGAACTTGAATGAGGTGGTACCCCTGCCCGGACTCGAACCGGGGCACACGGTTTAGGAAACCGTTGCTCTATCCTCCTGAGCTACAGGGGCACATACACAATTGTACACCCGCCGGCGCCCGCTTGTCAGGCATTGGCGGGGAAATTACACCATTTGACTGATGTGGTAACCTTGTCTGCGTTATTCTCACAGGTCATAGTCCCATAAGTCATTGCATCGAGGTGCGCATATATGAAAATTACCAATGTCAAGGTAGAGATGTTCAACTGGAAGTCCGAGCCTTGGAAGACCAACGCGCGGACTCACTTCGGCGATACGCGGCAGCTGGGGATCGTAACCGTTGAGACGGACGAAGGCATCAGCGGCAACGCATTCCTAGGCTCGTCCAGCGTCGGCGCAAACCACTATGCTCCCGCACTTATCGAGTTCCTGAAGCCGATGCTCTTGGGACGCAATCCGCAGGACATTGGCGCAATATGGTGGGACATGTGGAAGCGCAACCGCTCCGTGTCCACGAACGCTATCGGCGCTATCGATATCTGCCTGTGGGACATCAACGGCAAGATTGCCGGTCAGCCTATCCATAGGATGCTTGGCACTTGCAAAGAGTCCGTGCCCGTGTATTCATCCACCGCTTGGTGGGAGACGACCGACGAGTATGTCGAAGAGGCGCTGCGATTCAAAGCGGACGGCTGGACCGCGCACAAGATTCACCCGCACGGCAACCCACAGTTCGACATCGAAATCTGCAAGGAAGTTCGCAAAGCGGTCGGCGACGAGATGAAGTTGATGCTCGACTCCATGTGGATGTACCAATATGAGGACGCGATGCGCGTCGGCCGCGCCATCGAAGACCTGAACTTCTACTGGTACGAAGACCCGCTGGTGGAAGAGGACATTTACAACTATGTCAAGCTGCACCAGAAACTGGACATCCCCATCATGTCCACCGAGTACGCGCCGGGTAGGTACTACGGCATGACGCAGTGGATTACGCAGTACGCGACGGACATACTGCGCGGCGATGTCGCGGTTACCGGCGGCATCACTCCGATGATTCGCCTGTGCCACCTCGCCGAAGGCTTCAATATGAAATGCGAAGTGCACCACGGCGGCAACTCGCTGAACAATGTGGCGAACCTACACATCACAATGGCCGTGCCAAACTGTGAGTTCTTCGAGTTCTTCCCCTGCACAGGTGCGAACATGTACGGCTTGGTCGAAGACATCGACATGTCCGGCGGCGTGGTGCACGCGCCAAACGAGCCGGGTCTGGGCTACCAGATTGACTGGGATC of the Chloroflexota bacterium genome contains:
- a CDS encoding nitroreductase, translating into MTTDMIDSSDVAVPDTPTSVYDAIYSRRTTHDMTDKEVPREVLERLLDTAIWAPNHRLTNPWRFFVLGKGSAARERVAELAWQVAYNKVTNPNPEQKQRSADDSKRRVLDAPALIYAYSVPGGDDETTQENYASVCCAVQNMALAAVAEGLVVDWSTGSVTKHPQLAEAFGAGDDWEMVGALFIGEPANEPASRRSATQSITSWLD
- a CDS encoding mandelate racemase is translated as MKITNVKVEMFNWKSEPWKTNARTHFGDTRQLGIVTVETDEGISGNAFLGSSSVGANHYAPALIEFLKPMLLGRNPQDIGAIWWDMWKRNRSVSTNAIGAIDICLWDINGKIAGQPIHRMLGTCKESVPVYSSTAWWETTDEYVEEALRFKADGWTAHKIHPHGNPQFDIEICKEVRKAVGDEMKLMLDSMWMYQYEDAMRVGRAIEDLNFYWYEDPLVEEDIYNYVKLHQKLDIPIMSTEYAPGRYYGMTQWITQYATDILRGDVAVTGGITPMIRLCHLAEGFNMKCEVHHGGNSLNNVANLHITMAVPNCEFFEFFPCTGANMYGLVEDIDMSGGVVHAPNEPGLGYQIDWDLVKREYTATLD
- a CDS encoding ferritin, which produces MVLVSAKIAWQECPYRRTKLKLSTTLEDSFNDQINAELESAYLYLSMAAYFEDENLPGFAHWMRLQNEEENSHAMRFFDYVHDRGGRATLQAIAQPPTDFESPLDVMQRTLNHERKVTALINRMYQIAIEESDYAAQVMLHELINEQVEEEKTAEEIVDHLKIIDGDGSGLLILDGRMGSRSDAA